In Microvenator marinus, one genomic interval encodes:
- a CDS encoding penicillin-binding transpeptidase domain-containing protein: MKRLSTGLISGAIALATAVSVAQSPSSIVSSSVSEASHAANVEHTSKLGSEVGISIQNAALAFKPVEIARVPENWAEAGLDITKAKNVDGKLVQVLSDGSKVTFTVDPSVQERLERLLVEKKVPHSGVVLMEPQTGRIKAFVSHTQHNPPIEDFAIKSAAPSASVFKVITAAALIEAGHDPNASVCYHGGRSFLSAENIKGNPRKDHKCNSLGPALAWSINSIFAKLSYNHLKKADLEVWAERFGYNSPIPFELPVEVSTAEFVEDPLERARSAAGFWHTYLSPLHGAMIGGALKNDGVMMRPSIIEKYESADGTELLAFEPKVYRRVMRPETARKLGELMVQTTTEGTARKYFRHRRGFPDHITVSGKTGTLSNKNPYLGFTWFVGYASDSHTKKDIAVSGLVANTPIWHIKGGFAASEAVLAYFQSEANKKGLAQR, encoded by the coding sequence ATGAAACGTCTATCAACGGGACTTATTTCTGGCGCAATCGCGCTCGCCACTGCTGTGAGTGTGGCGCAATCCCCTTCGAGTATCGTTTCGTCTTCAGTTTCCGAGGCGAGCCACGCCGCTAATGTTGAACACACCTCTAAACTGGGCTCGGAGGTCGGAATCTCAATTCAGAATGCGGCTCTAGCATTCAAGCCCGTTGAGATTGCTCGTGTTCCCGAAAACTGGGCGGAAGCTGGCTTGGATATCACCAAAGCTAAGAACGTGGATGGCAAGTTGGTTCAGGTCCTTTCGGACGGCTCGAAAGTAACGTTTACGGTAGATCCGTCGGTGCAAGAGCGACTCGAACGACTCCTAGTTGAAAAGAAGGTACCTCATAGTGGTGTTGTGTTGATGGAGCCACAAACGGGCAGAATCAAGGCGTTCGTCAGTCACACTCAGCACAATCCGCCCATCGAAGATTTCGCCATCAAATCAGCTGCTCCAAGCGCATCGGTCTTCAAGGTGATTACCGCTGCCGCGCTGATCGAGGCTGGCCACGATCCCAACGCCTCGGTGTGTTACCACGGCGGGCGAAGCTTCCTGAGCGCTGAAAATATCAAGGGCAACCCGCGAAAAGACCACAAATGCAACTCGCTAGGCCCTGCCCTGGCATGGTCAATCAACTCGATCTTCGCGAAACTGAGCTATAACCACCTCAAGAAGGCAGATCTCGAGGTGTGGGCTGAGCGGTTTGGATACAACTCACCCATCCCGTTTGAGCTTCCTGTCGAGGTCAGTACGGCGGAGTTTGTAGAAGACCCTCTCGAGCGTGCGCGGTCAGCGGCTGGCTTCTGGCACACCTACCTTAGCCCTCTACACGGCGCCATGATTGGGGGAGCCCTAAAGAATGATGGTGTGATGATGCGGCCGTCTATCATCGAGAAATACGAATCCGCCGATGGTACCGAATTGCTCGCTTTTGAGCCGAAGGTTTACAGGCGTGTGATGCGGCCCGAGACCGCTCGAAAGCTTGGAGAATTGATGGTTCAAACCACCACCGAAGGGACGGCACGCAAGTACTTTAGGCATCGTAGAGGTTTTCCTGACCACATCACGGTCTCCGGAAAGACCGGAACGCTTTCCAATAAGAACCCATATCTTGGATTTACTTGGTTTGTGGGCTACGCCAGCGATTCTCACACTAAGAAGGATATCGCAGTCTCTGGATTGGTCGCCAACACACCAATTTGGCATATCAAAGGCGGCTTTGCTGCGAGCGAAGCCGTGCTCGCCTACTTCCAATCAGAAGCAAACAAGAAGGGCCTCGCTCAGCGCTGA
- the abc-f gene encoding ribosomal protection-like ABC-F family protein: protein MLLVEGLSKFYGARAILDEVSWQLAPGVVVGLIGPNGAGKTTLMRILAGEEEADSGKIVTPKGFQIGFLPQEIALSERSGTLMDTILKGRSDLLELENRVQELSRKLADDPTQLTEYDKVQEEFRSKGGWEFRSTAREIASGMGFTSDQFDLPITSFSGGWQMRALLARLLFRSPDLLLLDEPTNHLDLESIEWLERFLGRYEGSVIIVSHDRFFLNRMVNLCVELEAGSLSIYHGNYDFYEERKVQILEERIAKAARQEKDIARVEAFIERFRSKATKAKQVQSRVKALEKVERIDVGQQQRAAIRFRFPQPPRLGKVAIAARGVHKAFGSNVVYSGIDIDFFRGERVALVGPNGAGKSTMLKVLAGALRADAGSVELGSNAETAYFAQHALEALNPSNTVLVEAQSAATMETASLVRDMLGAFGFSGDDVGKQISVLSGGEKSRVALCKLMLNPAGVLLLDEPTNHLDMASKEVLEDALVDFEGVVIFVSHDRHFINQVATRTVHLENGKADSYAGNFDYYREKRAEEAEEGAQSKATNSSPKQNIKRLQAELRQKKSLELKTLKPELESCESLIEKLEGKKSELQGLMADPSLYDDSKRAQEVSLEFRKIEDELVGHYERWELLSEEIGEIEARYQIEEEALQR from the coding sequence ATGCTCTTAGTGGAAGGCCTTTCGAAGTTTTATGGGGCGCGAGCAATACTTGATGAGGTTAGCTGGCAGTTAGCGCCAGGGGTCGTCGTGGGCTTGATTGGCCCCAACGGGGCCGGCAAAACCACCTTGATGAGAATCCTTGCGGGCGAAGAAGAAGCCGATAGCGGAAAGATTGTTACGCCTAAGGGCTTTCAAATTGGCTTTCTTCCGCAGGAGATTGCGCTCTCGGAGCGCTCCGGAACGTTGATGGATACGATCCTTAAGGGGCGAAGCGATTTGCTTGAGCTTGAGAATAGAGTTCAAGAGCTCTCCCGGAAGCTCGCTGATGATCCGACGCAACTCACTGAATACGACAAGGTCCAGGAGGAATTTCGTTCGAAGGGTGGATGGGAGTTTAGGAGTACAGCTCGAGAAATTGCGTCAGGTATGGGATTTACGTCAGACCAGTTTGACCTTCCGATCACGTCGTTCTCGGGAGGTTGGCAGATGCGAGCGCTCCTTGCGCGTCTGCTCTTCAGAAGCCCAGATTTGCTTCTCTTGGACGAGCCCACAAATCACCTGGACTTGGAGTCGATCGAGTGGCTCGAGCGCTTCCTTGGCCGGTATGAAGGCAGCGTCATCATCGTGAGCCACGACCGATTCTTTCTCAATCGAATGGTAAACCTCTGTGTGGAGCTCGAAGCTGGGAGTCTGAGCATTTATCACGGCAACTATGATTTTTACGAAGAACGTAAAGTTCAAATCCTCGAGGAACGCATCGCGAAAGCGGCGAGGCAGGAAAAGGATATAGCGCGAGTGGAAGCGTTCATTGAGCGGTTCCGATCGAAAGCGACCAAGGCCAAACAAGTTCAAAGCAGAGTTAAGGCTTTGGAAAAGGTCGAACGTATCGATGTTGGGCAACAACAACGTGCGGCGATTCGTTTCCGTTTTCCTCAACCACCAAGGCTTGGAAAGGTCGCCATTGCCGCGAGGGGAGTTCATAAGGCCTTCGGGTCAAACGTGGTCTATAGCGGCATCGATATAGACTTCTTTCGGGGCGAGAGGGTGGCTCTGGTGGGGCCAAACGGTGCCGGCAAGTCCACGATGCTGAAGGTTCTCGCAGGTGCTCTTCGCGCAGATGCTGGAAGCGTAGAGCTTGGTTCGAATGCCGAGACTGCCTATTTCGCGCAGCACGCACTCGAAGCCTTGAATCCGAGCAACACTGTATTAGTTGAGGCACAGAGCGCGGCGACCATGGAAACGGCCTCTCTGGTTCGCGATATGTTGGGCGCGTTCGGTTTCAGTGGAGACGACGTTGGAAAACAAATCTCGGTTTTGTCCGGGGGTGAGAAGAGTAGGGTGGCTCTTTGCAAACTCATGCTCAATCCCGCCGGGGTCCTACTCCTCGACGAACCCACGAACCATCTAGATATGGCGTCCAAAGAGGTTCTGGAGGATGCTCTGGTAGACTTTGAAGGCGTGGTGATTTTCGTTTCGCACGATCGACACTTCATCAACCAGGTCGCGACGCGAACCGTGCATTTGGAAAACGGAAAAGCCGACTCGTATGCCGGAAACTTTGACTATTATCGAGAAAAGCGGGCCGAAGAGGCAGAGGAGGGCGCGCAATCAAAAGCGACCAACTCGAGCCCCAAACAAAACATCAAGAGACTGCAAGCGGAACTGAGGCAAAAGAAGTCTCTCGAGCTCAAGACCCTGAAGCCTGAGCTCGAGTCCTGCGAATCTCTCATCGAGAAACTTGAAGGTAAAAAGTCTGAACTGCAGGGGCTCATGGCAGACCCCTCGCTTTACGATGACTCTAAACGGGCCCAAGAGGTTTCTCTCGAGTTTCGAAAGATCGAGGATGAGCTCGTGGGGCACTATGAGCGATGGGAGCTTTTGAGCGAAGAGATCGGTGAGATTGAGGCGCGCTATCAGATCGAAGAAGAGGCGCTTCAGCGCTGA
- a CDS encoding HEAT repeat domain-containing protein — protein sequence MNTRLATCILVGALLVPAIAPAKISKQLKEEVATHVQKMAEETDDSTVEALLLVRAMSDPKESKEALVAGQGSEIKRIKIAANIGLYLSGDKKALGTLTQELMSDARLLETLDELVAALPSKTQTNILEDLWKAATPDIKPTILRFAVNTNGAPSKFAEEILKGKSAPDRKLAVAAYVAKPTKTSVNTISTLTKSKDEAARLDAYQGLVALSRHPELEPSTREFLLAGLKDQNAQIKTQTTRRVLELKLPEGVSAAFALMKTLEEPAARIEWMNAILQTGLRTKLEDANTYLKAEDAEEKALGHELAAASRDPEFVKELLKMESSTEFEPRKLALRSLGRTNSPEALKVYQRTIFEALDEVREATVEGLSQLGMVGGLDVLEKALRNERNPEIKLAVIEAIGHIKDPKSVQALRFLVTDSNPKIKLAALKGIRNIGLKEGGAALDVLLRDRNVEIQWLAYLTALELAPEKAEKAQEQAFRNPPATYMDDIRALKTPIRNKLIGHLLAKTTGSAQSDAIRWAINFGGFDKELRDIALDSTGATGDRKAIFFYFQGSSDRANEIVLEKVVRANAGPKQLVQSTAWLLARNQDKDMEPTFRGFLAASNPTVKAIALYGINAIHY from the coding sequence ATGAATACAAGACTAGCTACATGTATCCTGGTTGGTGCGCTCCTCGTCCCTGCGATTGCTCCCGCTAAAATCTCGAAACAACTAAAAGAAGAGGTTGCGACGCACGTGCAGAAGATGGCCGAGGAAACCGACGACTCGACGGTCGAGGCCCTTCTTTTGGTGCGTGCGATGAGCGATCCGAAGGAATCCAAAGAGGCCCTGGTCGCAGGGCAGGGGTCCGAGATAAAGCGTATTAAGATTGCCGCGAACATCGGACTCTACCTCAGTGGTGACAAGAAGGCGCTCGGGACCCTGACTCAGGAGTTGATGAGCGACGCGAGACTCCTCGAGACTCTTGATGAATTGGTCGCAGCATTGCCTTCGAAGACTCAGACCAACATTTTGGAAGACTTATGGAAGGCCGCAACGCCGGACATCAAGCCAACTATCCTTCGATTCGCAGTTAACACGAATGGGGCACCCTCAAAGTTCGCCGAAGAAATCCTGAAGGGAAAGTCGGCACCCGACCGCAAACTCGCCGTCGCAGCCTACGTTGCAAAGCCTACCAAGACGTCAGTGAACACGATCTCGACCTTAACCAAGTCCAAGGACGAAGCGGCGCGTCTCGACGCCTATCAGGGGCTTGTGGCCCTTAGCAGGCACCCAGAGCTTGAGCCCTCTACACGCGAATTTCTGCTCGCTGGTCTCAAAGATCAAAACGCGCAGATTAAGACCCAGACGACCCGTCGGGTTCTCGAGCTCAAACTTCCTGAAGGAGTTTCCGCGGCCTTTGCGTTGATGAAAACTCTTGAAGAACCCGCCGCGCGAATCGAGTGGATGAACGCGATACTTCAGACCGGTCTTCGGACCAAACTTGAGGATGCAAATACCTATCTGAAGGCTGAAGACGCCGAGGAAAAAGCGCTTGGTCATGAACTGGCCGCTGCTTCTCGGGATCCAGAATTCGTTAAAGAACTCCTGAAAATGGAGTCGAGCACCGAGTTTGAGCCTAGAAAGCTGGCGCTCAGGTCTCTTGGCCGAACGAATAGCCCAGAAGCGCTTAAGGTCTATCAACGCACCATTTTCGAAGCGCTCGACGAGGTTCGAGAGGCTACTGTCGAAGGCTTGAGTCAATTGGGCATGGTCGGCGGGCTCGATGTCCTCGAGAAGGCGTTGCGCAACGAGCGAAACCCAGAGATCAAACTGGCGGTGATTGAAGCGATCGGACACATCAAAGACCCAAAGAGTGTGCAAGCGCTTCGATTCTTGGTCACGGATTCCAATCCGAAGATCAAGTTAGCTGCCTTGAAGGGAATCAGGAATATCGGGCTCAAGGAAGGTGGAGCGGCGCTCGATGTGCTACTTCGAGACCGAAATGTTGAGATTCAGTGGTTGGCCTATTTGACCGCACTTGAATTGGCACCCGAGAAGGCCGAGAAGGCGCAGGAACAAGCTTTTCGCAATCCTCCTGCCACGTATATGGACGATATCCGTGCACTGAAGACTCCGATTCGAAACAAGCTAATTGGCCATCTCCTCGCCAAGACGACTGGATCCGCACAAAGTGACGCGATCCGATGGGCGATCAACTTTGGTGGTTTCGACAAGGAATTGCGCGACATCGCGCTTGATAGCACGGGAGCCACAGGAGACAGGAAGGCCATCTTCTTCTACTTCCAAGGCAGCTCAGACCGCGCGAACGAAATTGTGTTGGAGAAGGTTGTACGGGCCAATGCTGGGCCAAAGCAATTAGTCCAATCCACTGCCTGGCTCCTCGCGAGGAATCAAGACAAGGACATGGAACCGACCTTTAGAGGGTTCCTCGCGGCCTCAAATCCCACCGTCAAAGCGATTGCACTCTACGGAATCAATGCCATTCATTATTGA
- a CDS encoding polyhydroxyalkanoic acid system family protein: MPDISVHRSHELGLADAKSKVDDIIADIQKDFGDLVNNVAWNSDGTVADVTGKAFKGKFSLGEDKVGIDVDLAFFAKPLKKKIQSQIEERMTRYFG; encoded by the coding sequence ATGCCTGATATTTCCGTTCACCGTTCTCATGAGTTAGGCCTCGCTGACGCAAAGTCTAAGGTCGACGATATAATCGCTGATATTCAGAAGGATTTTGGCGATCTGGTTAACAATGTCGCTTGGAATTCTGACGGCACAGTCGCCGATGTCACAGGCAAGGCATTCAAAGGTAAATTCTCTCTAGGAGAGGATAAAGTGGGAATCGATGTGGACCTGGCGTTCTTTGCGAAACCACTCAAAAAGAAGATTCAATCTCAAATCGAAGAGCGCATGACCCGATATTTTGGGTAA
- a CDS encoding AMIN domain-containing protein, whose amino-acid sequence MTSLVSTPVFAQKIRDYTGSAESQYGTSGALNIPGGPAVKSAPPQAAPVVQTEGGEKAEGEGQPTGTSVVQMYGGAQNANVPASTLNLKPEEMYRGVIPGTRDSVEHLDKKATSTSSNHLLWVGFQPRDTSTRVFFQTATEANYNAEYVGNEVVLTFFNTKFAAKNNSRFVDTSFFDRNVTRIESKKKGKDVEVRITLKDAERPQINTTDRFVYLEFAGPKNAKAEPAKQALDE is encoded by the coding sequence GTGACTTCGTTGGTATCGACGCCGGTCTTTGCTCAGAAGATTCGAGATTATACCGGCAGCGCTGAGAGCCAATACGGCACCTCAGGTGCGTTGAATATCCCGGGAGGCCCTGCGGTCAAGAGCGCACCACCACAGGCTGCTCCGGTTGTTCAAACCGAAGGCGGAGAAAAGGCTGAGGGCGAAGGCCAACCCACGGGAACCAGCGTTGTTCAGATGTACGGTGGCGCTCAGAATGCCAACGTACCTGCGTCTACGCTTAATCTGAAACCTGAAGAAATGTACCGAGGCGTGATTCCCGGTACACGCGACTCCGTTGAACATCTTGATAAGAAAGCCACTTCAACGTCGTCGAATCACCTTCTCTGGGTTGGATTTCAGCCTCGAGACACTTCAACCCGAGTCTTTTTCCAAACCGCGACCGAGGCTAACTATAACGCTGAGTACGTGGGTAACGAAGTCGTCTTGACCTTCTTCAACACGAAGTTCGCAGCAAAGAATAACAGCCGCTTCGTGGATACCTCGTTCTTTGATCGCAATGTGACGCGCATCGAATCAAAGAAGAAAGGAAAGGATGTTGAAGTTCGGATCACCCTCAAAGATGCTGAACGTCCTCAGATCAATACGACGGACCGTTTTGTTTACCTTGAGTTCGCCGGACCAAAAAACGCGAAAGCTGAGCCGGCCAAACAGGCGCTCGACGAATAA
- a CDS encoding tetratricopeptide repeat protein: MSNESPEKSQRIDRIRAIVNEDYERVTSTDDPYVILNLPGNATWEEATARYERYERFYRAENFQRLGDVDLTRKALDIRRVVGRAIIDIQGVMESNSVDSEAMDGVSNTGVLALDPNASALADIYFRDGLTFLKLGDLDNALECFRTGSDYDPTRGSILAYRAYTAYRKTPLDPTVAEESRKNLYQATRMDPANADIWVLVARYHIKQKDGDEAESAIAKVRTLDPKHPKLGKLLRNATSF, encoded by the coding sequence ATGTCAAATGAATCACCGGAAAAAAGCCAGCGCATTGACCGCATCAGGGCCATTGTGAATGAGGATTACGAGCGCGTGACCTCCACAGACGATCCCTACGTGATTCTGAATTTGCCTGGCAATGCCACTTGGGAAGAGGCGACCGCGCGATATGAGCGTTACGAAAGGTTTTATCGGGCTGAGAATTTTCAAAGACTCGGCGACGTTGACTTAACTCGAAAGGCTCTCGATATCCGAAGGGTTGTCGGCCGAGCTATCATCGATATTCAAGGGGTTATGGAGTCCAACTCGGTGGACTCAGAGGCTATGGACGGTGTCTCAAATACTGGCGTTTTGGCACTCGACCCGAACGCTTCTGCACTGGCGGATATTTATTTTCGAGACGGCCTTACGTTCTTGAAGCTCGGTGATTTGGACAATGCGCTTGAGTGTTTTAGGACAGGCAGCGATTACGATCCCACGCGTGGTTCTATCCTCGCGTACCGTGCGTACACCGCCTATCGAAAGACCCCTCTTGACCCGACCGTTGCGGAAGAGTCGAGGAAGAATCTCTATCAAGCTACGCGAATGGATCCTGCGAATGCAGACATCTGGGTTCTGGTCGCTCGTTACCATATCAAGCAGAAAGACGGTGACGAAGCGGAATCTGCCATTGCGAAGGTCAGGACCTTGGATCCCAAACATCCGAAACTCGGGAAATTGCTACGGAACGCGACTAGTTTCTAG
- the queA gene encoding tRNA preQ1(34) S-adenosylmethionine ribosyltransferase-isomerase QueA: MQDEFDDISHYHFELPDELIAAFPLPERPKSRLLVVDRNSGSFGHQKFREIADFFEPGDLLVANNSRVIPARVFGKKPSGGRVELLVVEALGTSGEDVWTSAGEREFLAMCKASKRPQIGQILEFDFGVVEVTGDHEGLLRLRGSFELGLLHALESHGTLPLPPYIVKKRQDAPPSELNDDERYQTVYAEKPGSVAAPTAGLHFDQALLQELISKGVELVHVTLDVGPGTFRPVSASKLSEHVMHYERYTLNEEASKTLSEAKATQRRVFAVGTTTTRVLESEARLPSPFEPGTRKTALFLRPGNPPHYVDHLITNFHLPQSTLLALVASFTGVETMQEAYRIAIAERYRFYSYGDAMLIL; this comes from the coding sequence ATGCAAGACGAATTCGACGATATCAGCCACTATCATTTTGAACTCCCCGACGAGTTGATTGCGGCTTTTCCTTTACCAGAACGCCCGAAATCAAGACTCTTGGTCGTGGACCGGAACTCCGGGTCCTTCGGGCACCAAAAGTTTCGGGAAATCGCTGACTTCTTTGAGCCGGGCGACCTTCTAGTCGCGAATAATTCTCGCGTCATTCCCGCACGAGTGTTTGGGAAAAAACCTAGCGGTGGCCGAGTTGAACTCTTAGTGGTGGAAGCGCTCGGAACAAGCGGCGAAGACGTCTGGACTTCGGCCGGGGAACGAGAGTTTCTGGCCATGTGCAAGGCCAGTAAACGTCCACAGATTGGGCAAATTCTTGAGTTTGACTTCGGGGTTGTAGAGGTAACTGGAGATCACGAAGGCCTGTTGAGGCTTCGCGGCTCCTTCGAACTTGGCCTCCTGCATGCGTTGGAGTCACACGGCACCCTGCCCTTGCCCCCCTATATCGTAAAAAAGCGGCAAGACGCCCCGCCGAGTGAACTGAATGACGACGAGCGATACCAGACTGTGTACGCCGAAAAACCTGGTTCGGTGGCGGCTCCGACAGCCGGCCTACACTTTGACCAAGCGCTGCTCCAAGAATTGATATCGAAAGGCGTCGAGCTCGTTCACGTCACTCTTGATGTTGGACCAGGGACCTTTCGCCCCGTGAGCGCGTCGAAACTCAGCGAACACGTCATGCATTACGAGCGGTACACGTTGAATGAAGAGGCGTCGAAGACATTGAGTGAGGCGAAAGCTACGCAGCGGCGTGTCTTCGCGGTAGGCACAACAACGACGCGCGTCCTCGAATCCGAAGCCAGACTGCCCTCGCCTTTCGAACCAGGAACCCGAAAAACGGCTCTCTTTTTAAGGCCTGGAAATCCGCCGCACTACGTCGACCATTTGATTACCAATTTTCACCTGCCGCAATCGACTTTACTCGCACTCGTGGCGTCCTTCACGGGCGTCGAAACGATGCAAGAGGCCTACAGGATTGCAATTGCCGAGCGATACCGTTTCTATTCCTATGGAGACGCGATGCTCATCCTCTAG
- the tgt gene encoding tRNA guanosine(34) transglycosylase Tgt, with the protein MSVRCSEFSFEVQATDGDARTGVLKLPHGEVKTPIFMPVGTQGTVKAMTPEELHGDVGAQIILGNTYHLYLRPGLEVIEAHGGLHRFMNWNHPILTDSGGYQVFSLKELRKIREDGVEFRDHISGSKHLFTPQKVVEIQETLGSDIMMAFDECPPAGATDDYLAKSLARTTRWEKECLDARTREDCSMFGIIQGGTSETWRARHLEEIAVMDFEGLAIGGLSVGEDIEAMYDTVAFTAPKMPGDRPRYLMGVGKPDDLVECVTRGIDMFDCVLPTRNARNGQCLTSEGPVVVRNAEYAKDLSPIDPNCSCYVCKTYTRSYVRHLYRAKEILAARLCTWHNLHYYLNLMSGLRGAIEAGELDEFRTAYYARQGREAPCRP; encoded by the coding sequence ATGAGTGTCCGTTGTTCAGAATTTTCGTTTGAGGTGCAGGCTACCGATGGGGACGCAAGAACCGGTGTGCTCAAGCTTCCACACGGCGAGGTAAAGACACCTATTTTTATGCCCGTGGGTACGCAGGGAACAGTCAAAGCGATGACCCCCGAAGAGCTTCATGGCGACGTCGGAGCTCAGATCATTCTCGGGAACACCTACCACCTCTATTTGAGGCCAGGACTTGAGGTCATCGAAGCCCATGGCGGTCTCCACCGATTCATGAATTGGAATCACCCGATCCTCACTGATTCTGGCGGCTATCAGGTGTTTTCTTTGAAGGAACTTCGCAAGATTCGAGAGGATGGGGTGGAGTTTCGAGACCATATTTCGGGCTCGAAGCACCTCTTTACCCCTCAAAAGGTTGTGGAGATTCAAGAGACACTCGGCAGTGATATCATGATGGCTTTCGATGAGTGTCCACCCGCAGGAGCCACGGACGACTACCTTGCAAAGAGTCTCGCGCGGACAACGCGATGGGAAAAAGAGTGTTTGGACGCCCGGACCCGTGAAGATTGTTCGATGTTTGGCATCATTCAGGGTGGAACTAGCGAGACATGGCGCGCACGGCACCTTGAAGAAATCGCGGTGATGGACTTTGAAGGCCTGGCTATCGGCGGCTTGAGTGTAGGCGAGGATATCGAGGCGATGTACGACACGGTGGCGTTTACGGCTCCGAAGATGCCAGGCGATCGTCCGCGCTACTTGATGGGCGTCGGAAAACCCGACGACCTGGTCGAGTGCGTGACCCGCGGAATTGATATGTTCGATTGTGTTTTACCCACTCGAAACGCGCGAAATGGCCAGTGTTTGACGAGCGAGGGGCCGGTCGTCGTTCGAAACGCCGAGTACGCCAAAGACCTTTCACCTATCGACCCAAACTGCTCGTGTTATGTATGCAAGACGTACACGCGTTCTTACGTGCGCCATCTTTACCGAGCAAAAGAGATCTTGGCGGCCCGACTCTGCACTTGGCATAATCTTCACTACTACCTGAACTTGATGAGCGGGCTTCGAGGCGCCATTGAAGCGGGCGAGCTCGATGAATTCAGAACGGCTTACTACGCAAGACAGGGGCGCGAGGCCCCTTGCCGGCCTTGA
- the yajC gene encoding preprotein translocase subunit YajC — translation MTGLSSLVLIAQSAPAAPGIGQMLIPLILVMGVFWLLIWRPQAKAQAKHQELLKSLKVGDEVVTDAGVYGKITSIDEKRVTLEIAKGVKMKMRRANIEGFAEIEGESEEKK, via the coding sequence ATGACCGGACTATCTAGCCTCGTGTTGATTGCACAATCGGCCCCGGCAGCCCCAGGAATCGGGCAGATGCTGATCCCCTTGATTTTGGTCATGGGAGTGTTCTGGCTATTGATTTGGCGCCCCCAGGCAAAAGCTCAGGCGAAGCATCAAGAGCTCTTGAAGTCATTGAAAGTTGGAGACGAGGTCGTCACCGACGCCGGTGTATACGGCAAGATTACGTCAATCGACGAAAAGCGGGTCACGCTTGAAATCGCAAAAGGCGTAAAGATGAAGATGAGACGCGCAAATATCGAAGGATTCGCCGAAATCGAAGGCGAATCCGAAGAGAAGAAATAA